AAAACTTCCATCATCGATCCAATTGTGCAGCTACTCCTCCTAATAGGATATCGCGAACAAATTGACTGGCTAAAAGTTCGTGGGGAAAACCGAGGGAAATGGCACTGATATTATCGAGTCTTTGCAGCTGTTCCCCAGTCAGGTTAAAATCCACACAGGCGAGATTATCCTGCAATTGGGACAATTTTCGAGCGCCAATGATAGGAATTACGGAGTTAGGGCGATTTCTGAGCCAATTTAACGCCACTTGTGCCGGTGATTTGCCGATTTCTCTGGCAATCTCTAGGACGGTCTCGGCAATTTTCAGATCGCGATCAAGAATTTGAAAAGGTTGGTCGGTCATGCTTAAACGACCATCGACGGGGTTGGGTTGATTATATTTTCCCGTTAAAACTCCTCCTCCCAGGGGACTCCAAGCTGTCACCCCGATGTTTAATGCTTTGGCCATAGGCAATAATTCCCGTTCGGGGGTGCGTTCCTTGAGAGAATATTCTATCTGTAGTCCGATAAAGGGTGTCCATCCCCGTAGGGTGGCTAGGGTGTTCGCTTGGGAGACAATCCAAGCAGGACTGTCAGAAATGCCGATATAAAGCACTTTTCCCATCCTGACCAAATCATCGAAAGCACGCATCACTTCCTCGATAGGAGTGAGAGAGTCCCAAATATGAAGCCAGAGTAAATCGATGTAATCAGTGCCTAAACGCTTTAAACTAGCTTCTACCGCCTGAAAGAGGTTTTTTCGATGATTTCCGCAGGCATTGA
This portion of the Microcystis aeruginosa NIES-2549 genome encodes:
- a CDS encoding aldo/keto reductase, whose translation is MRYKLLGNSGLRVSELCLGTMTFGEDWGWGSDKEESRAVFQAFAEAGGNFLDTANFYTNGTSETLVGEFVKGDREKWVIATKYSLNTRPGDVNACGNHRKNLFQAVEASLKRLGTDYIDLLWLHIWDSLTPIEEVMRAFDDLVRMGKVLYIGISDSPAWIVSQANTLATLRGWTPFIGLQIEYSLKERTPERELLPMAKALNIGVTAWSPLGGGVLTGKYNQPNPVDGRLSMTDQPFQILDRDLKIAETVLEIAREIGKSPAQVALNWLRNRPNSVIPIIGARKLSQLQDNLACVDFNLTGEQLQRLDNISAISLGFPHELLASQFVRDILLGGVAAQLDR